The proteins below come from a single Edaphobacter acidisoli genomic window:
- a CDS encoding TetR/AcrR family transcriptional regulator: MREPKNKPHHQDRSDQSRRRILDAAIKEFSTHGLAGARTDAIARAAHVNKALLYYYFKDKDALYIATIEDVMATVVRSTAIILEQKSTPGEQLLRLALNHFDRILSQSHFQSLMQQEMVRYQAGESTALPIIVREAFAPLLKQMRDLVRRGVHSRELVTVDPLQVIYSAFGANVFYFLSAPTMRMALADESFEPFDLESLCARRRSAIQFLANALFTDRAHGHKLARRVLADVPMPEPGPRPPLWRKHL, from the coding sequence ATGCGCGAACCCAAAAACAAACCGCACCACCAGGACCGCTCCGACCAGTCCCGCCGCCGCATCCTCGACGCCGCCATCAAGGAGTTCAGCACCCACGGCCTCGCCGGCGCCCGCACCGACGCCATCGCCCGCGCCGCCCACGTCAACAAGGCGCTCCTCTACTACTACTTCAAAGACAAAGACGCGCTCTACATCGCAACCATCGAAGACGTGATGGCCACCGTCGTCCGCTCCACCGCCATCATCCTCGAACAGAAATCCACTCCCGGCGAGCAGCTCCTCCGCCTCGCACTCAACCACTTCGACCGCATCCTCAGCCAAAGCCACTTCCAGAGCCTCATGCAGCAGGAGATGGTTCGCTACCAGGCGGGCGAAAGCACCGCGCTCCCCATCATCGTCCGCGAAGCCTTCGCGCCTCTGCTCAAACAGATGCGCGACCTCGTGCGGCGCGGCGTCCATTCCCGCGAGCTCGTCACGGTCGACCCCCTGCAGGTCATCTACTCTGCCTTCGGCGCGAACGTCTTCTACTTCCTCTCCGCGCCCACCATGCGCATGGCGCTCGCCGACGAGTCCTTCGAGCCCTTCGACCTCGAATCACTCTGCGCCCGCCGCCGTTCCGCCATCCAGTTCCTCGCCAACGCCCTCTTCACCGACCGCGCTCACGGACACAAACTCGCCCGCCGCGTCCTTGCCGACGTGCCCATGCCCGAACCCGGCCCCCGTCCACCACTTTGGAGAAAGCACCTATGA
- a CDS encoding c-type cytochrome domain-containing protein translates to MHRTFAVCCVAALALAGWGLRAGTVKAAQDPAATPEFYTTQVQPIFKANCYRCHGGFNHRGGLNIQTRAGMLKGGHDGSVLIPGDPANSLIVRLIRHEGPAKDPMPMPPKSPKLSDNDIAIVARWVQAGAIMPPDPTH, encoded by the coding sequence TTGCATCGTACGTTTGCGGTTTGCTGTGTGGCGGCACTTGCGCTCGCCGGTTGGGGTCTTCGCGCAGGAACAGTTAAAGCCGCTCAGGATCCAGCCGCAACCCCCGAGTTCTACACCACGCAGGTGCAACCCATCTTCAAAGCAAACTGCTACCGCTGCCACGGAGGCTTCAACCATCGCGGCGGCCTCAACATCCAGACGCGCGCAGGAATGCTCAAAGGCGGCCACGACGGCTCCGTCCTCATCCCCGGCGACCCCGCCAACAGCCTGATCGTGCGCCTCATTCGCCACGAAGGCCCGGCCAAAGACCCCATGCCCATGCCGCCCAAATCCCCCAAGCTCTCCGACAACGACATCGCCATCGTCGCTCGCTGGGTGCAGGCCGGCGCAATCATGCCCCCCGATCCAACCCACTAA
- a CDS encoding DUF5715 family protein, whose protein sequence is MRLNASIPALLALAALLLLPATLLAKTTHRRARKTAVTTSAHKRTKTAEKVRATSGRRARRAAVERVSTREVRGRHLHRPGKSPARRVRTEEASTRTPEKATSSDFIKAATAQPETAAHAEEHADAPQPVRRSRRSRHAKAVPVSTPDRETPRTHETETAYAAPAPTPVVLYNKRGRLIIPPPLRGSHEILVHQNEVADQDGLTRIQNDEDLMEMRDKGLLVAVPTSAALEVDSRLPDNRRYCRPWVARFLVNLARAHYARFHTPLQVNSAVRTVDFQEHLIHINGNAAPAEGDTASPHLTGQAVDLAKHGLSRTEIAWMRGYLLPLAQEGKIDVEEEFKQSCFHISVYKTYVPSDSTPRRSIAATSGSEAALATALH, encoded by the coding sequence ATGCGTCTGAACGCTTCCATTCCGGCCCTGCTGGCGCTTGCCGCTTTGCTTCTACTTCCCGCCACGCTTCTTGCCAAGACGACGCATCGCCGTGCCCGCAAGACTGCGGTCACCACCAGTGCACACAAGCGAACCAAGACTGCAGAGAAGGTGCGCGCTACGAGCGGCCGTCGTGCGCGTCGGGCTGCGGTTGAGCGCGTGAGCACACGGGAAGTTCGCGGCCGTCATCTGCACCGCCCCGGTAAATCTCCTGCGCGGCGTGTTCGTACGGAAGAAGCTTCGACACGGACACCGGAGAAGGCAACGTCGAGCGACTTCATAAAAGCCGCAACGGCGCAGCCTGAGACGGCTGCGCACGCGGAAGAGCATGCAGATGCTCCCCAGCCTGTGCGACGCTCGCGCCGCAGCCGACATGCGAAGGCTGTTCCGGTGTCGACGCCTGATCGTGAGACTCCGCGAACGCATGAGACCGAGACTGCTTATGCGGCTCCGGCTCCAACGCCGGTTGTGCTGTACAACAAGCGCGGCCGGCTGATTATTCCTCCGCCGCTGCGTGGCTCGCACGAGATTCTTGTGCACCAGAATGAGGTGGCAGACCAGGATGGACTGACGCGCATTCAGAATGATGAAGACCTGATGGAGATGCGCGATAAAGGCCTGTTGGTGGCAGTGCCGACGAGCGCTGCTCTTGAAGTCGATTCGCGCCTGCCGGACAACCGGCGCTATTGCCGTCCGTGGGTGGCGCGGTTTCTGGTGAACCTGGCGCGGGCGCACTATGCGCGGTTCCATACGCCACTGCAGGTGAACTCAGCGGTGCGGACGGTGGACTTTCAGGAGCACCTGATTCACATCAACGGCAATGCCGCTCCCGCGGAAGGCGATACGGCTTCGCCGCACCTGACAGGGCAGGCGGTCGATCTGGCGAAGCATGGGCTTTCGCGCACGGAGATTGCGTGGATGCGCGGCTACCTGTTGCCGCTGGCGCAGGAGGGCAAGATTGATGTGGAGGAAGAGTTCAAGCAGTCGTGCTTCCACATCAGCGTGTATAAGACCTATGTGCCGTCGGACAGCACTCCGCGGCGCAGCATTGCGGCGACGAGTGGCAGCGAGGCTGCTCTGGCCACAGCTCTGCACTAA
- a CDS encoding glucosamine-6-phosphate deaminase, which produces MDIRIASTRQEMGRQAAADIAAELRERLVRQSDVRVIFAAAPSQQEMLDALIREPGIDWARITAFHMDEYIGLPAGAAQRFGLWLRAAIFDRVAFKRVHLIEASGDAEAACRGYAKLLAEAPIDMVLLGVGVNGHLAFNDPPADLEDAEEVKVVGLDEACRQQQVDDGCFASLDDVPQRAITLTVPTLLGANRLFCCVPGARKQVAVRRMVHEEISGACPATALRRHPRCAVYLDRDSSAML; this is translated from the coding sequence ATGGATATTCGGATTGCATCGACGCGGCAGGAGATGGGCAGGCAGGCTGCTGCCGATATCGCTGCGGAGTTGCGCGAGCGTTTAGTGCGGCAGAGCGATGTGCGCGTGATCTTCGCGGCGGCGCCGAGCCAGCAGGAGATGCTGGATGCGCTGATTCGTGAGCCGGGTATCGACTGGGCGCGTATTACGGCTTTTCACATGGATGAGTACATTGGGTTGCCTGCTGGTGCTGCGCAGCGCTTCGGCTTGTGGCTTCGCGCGGCCATCTTCGATCGGGTGGCTTTCAAGCGGGTGCATCTTATCGAGGCGTCTGGTGATGCGGAGGCTGCTTGCCGTGGCTATGCAAAGCTGTTGGCCGAGGCGCCGATTGATATGGTGCTACTTGGCGTGGGCGTGAATGGACACCTTGCATTCAACGATCCTCCGGCTGATCTCGAAGACGCTGAGGAGGTGAAGGTGGTTGGGCTTGATGAGGCGTGTCGTCAGCAGCAGGTGGATGATGGGTGTTTCGCTTCGCTCGATGATGTTCCGCAGCGTGCGATCACGCTGACGGTGCCGACGCTGCTGGGTGCGAACAGGCTTTTCTGCTGTGTGCCGGGAGCGCGGAAACAGGTGGCGGTTCGGCGGATGGTGCATGAGGAGATCAGTGGGGCTTGTCCGGCGACTGCGCTGAGGAGGCATCCGCGTTGTGCGGTTTATCTGGATCGGGATTCGAGTGCGATGCTGTGA
- a CDS encoding Gfo/Idh/MocA family protein, translating into MSHSQVRFAILGFGHHAIRRLLPAFRRAEHSTLTGLWRRDQAAAAKNAAEHNIPHNFSTREELCASPDVDVVFITSPDAMHKDDLLLAAAHGKAVLCEKPLAMNAAEAAAMAAAAKKAGILYGSGQNFRYNHTLDWMREQIAAGRIGHPQLAHAQYCYPAQQAPRRWIADPTLACGGPIADVGVHCIDALRYVLGEEVTSITTLAYKDQPTDLVEATATLQMEMTNNILANVTASARAPYRTLVEVVGSEGALTAESGLTVDRPVDVVLRRAGEVIETKTLNNDDGYVRMLDSFSRAFRAQETYRASGEDGVLNMRALDAAYKSWHSGAREKVS; encoded by the coding sequence ATGTCCCACTCCCAAGTGCGCTTTGCAATCCTCGGCTTCGGCCATCACGCCATCCGCCGTCTGCTTCCAGCCTTCCGCCGCGCAGAGCACTCCACGCTCACCGGCCTCTGGCGTCGCGACCAGGCCGCAGCCGCGAAAAACGCCGCCGAGCACAACATCCCGCACAACTTCTCGACGCGCGAAGAACTCTGCGCCTCCCCCGACGTCGACGTCGTCTTCATCACCTCGCCCGATGCGATGCACAAAGACGACCTCCTGCTCGCCGCCGCGCACGGCAAAGCCGTCCTCTGCGAAAAGCCCCTCGCCATGAACGCAGCCGAAGCCGCAGCCATGGCCGCAGCCGCGAAGAAGGCAGGCATCCTCTACGGCTCGGGACAAAACTTCCGCTACAACCACACCCTCGACTGGATGCGCGAGCAGATCGCCGCCGGCCGCATCGGCCACCCGCAGCTTGCGCACGCGCAGTACTGCTATCCCGCGCAACAAGCCCCGCGCCGCTGGATCGCCGACCCCACACTCGCCTGCGGCGGCCCCATCGCCGACGTCGGTGTCCACTGCATCGACGCCCTCCGCTACGTGCTCGGCGAAGAAGTCACCTCCATCACCACGCTCGCGTACAAAGACCAGCCCACCGATCTCGTCGAAGCCACAGCCACGCTCCAGATGGAGATGACCAACAACATCCTCGCCAACGTCACTGCCAGCGCCCGCGCACCCTACCGCACCTTGGTCGAAGTCGTCGGCAGCGAAGGCGCGCTCACCGCCGAAAGCGGCCTCACCGTAGACCGTCCCGTCGACGTCGTGCTGCGCCGCGCAGGCGAAGTCATCGAAACCAAAACCCTCAACAACGACGACGGCTACGTCCGTATGCTCGACAGCTTCAGCCGCGCCTTCCGCGCCCAGGAGACCTACCGCGCCTCCGGCGAAGACGGCGTCCTCAACATGCGCGCCCTCGACGCGGCATACAAAAGCTGGCACAGCGGCGCACGCGAAAAAGTGTCTTAG
- a CDS encoding ArnT family glycosyltransferase — MRGAEGDAQLPWRIFWIAFLVRVLYITLAHTFRFRPTDEHFQFGWEAGRIARALATGHGYSDPFGNSFIGHTGATAWLPPLYPLLVAGAFKLFGVYSPLSAWVLLVINSALSAATVLAVWEIAMRCFSWRTAIWSAWLWTLYPAAMQYAVRWIWEMTLTAALFTWIIVLALRMRNVDRNHCFRDDTSSSRQTLRWVIFSIFWAAIALSNSTLLLFLPVCGLWTMLGPRPHGLRDAVISGLVFLACLAPWEARNFHAFHTFIPLRGNLGAELYMGNGPGSTGFLITYDHPNEAPNQFHLYAKLGEVRYVRMRGDLAKAYIHAHPAHFIKNCIKRIYFFWFGVPSVSPWSVEIPRRINFGFITLAGLMGLGLALWRKVPAAGMMAWAFLLLPVSYYLVTAGARFRHPLEPMMTIFAVYLFQSATPRNAKT; from the coding sequence ATGCGTGGCGCCGAAGGCGACGCCCAACTCCCGTGGCGCATCTTCTGGATCGCGTTCCTCGTCCGCGTCCTCTACATCACGCTGGCCCACACCTTCCGCTTCCGCCCCACCGACGAGCACTTCCAGTTCGGCTGGGAAGCAGGCCGCATCGCGCGCGCCCTCGCCACCGGCCACGGCTACTCCGACCCTTTCGGCAACTCATTCATCGGCCACACCGGCGCCACGGCCTGGCTGCCTCCGCTCTACCCGCTGCTGGTAGCAGGAGCTTTCAAGCTCTTCGGCGTCTACTCGCCGCTTTCTGCATGGGTGCTCTTGGTCATCAACTCCGCGCTCTCCGCCGCAACCGTCCTTGCCGTCTGGGAGATTGCCATGCGCTGCTTCTCCTGGCGCACCGCAATATGGTCGGCCTGGCTCTGGACGCTCTATCCCGCGGCAATGCAGTACGCCGTCCGCTGGATCTGGGAGATGACCCTCACCGCCGCTCTCTTCACCTGGATCATCGTGCTTGCGCTCCGCATGCGCAACGTCGACCGCAACCACTGCTTCCGCGACGATACCTCATCCTCGCGCCAGACCCTTCGCTGGGTCATCTTTAGCATCTTCTGGGCCGCAATCGCTCTGTCGAACTCGACCCTCCTCCTGTTCCTCCCCGTCTGCGGCCTCTGGACAATGCTCGGCCCAAGGCCACACGGGCTCCGCGACGCAGTTATCAGCGGACTGGTCTTCCTCGCCTGCCTCGCGCCATGGGAGGCAAGAAACTTCCACGCCTTCCACACCTTCATTCCTCTGCGCGGCAATCTCGGCGCAGAGCTCTACATGGGCAACGGCCCCGGCTCGACCGGCTTCCTCATCACCTACGACCACCCTAACGAAGCCCCAAACCAGTTCCATCTCTACGCGAAGCTCGGCGAAGTCCGTTACGTGCGCATGCGCGGCGACCTCGCAAAAGCCTACATCCACGCGCACCCCGCTCACTTCATCAAAAACTGCATCAAGCGCATCTACTTCTTCTGGTTCGGAGTGCCATCCGTCTCTCCGTGGTCCGTGGAGATTCCGCGCCGCATAAACTTCGGCTTCATCACCCTTGCCGGCCTGATGGGTCTCGGCCTCGCACTCTGGCGCAAAGTCCCCGCCGCAGGCATGATGGCGTGGGCCTTTTTACTGCTCCCCGTCTCGTACTATCTCGTCACCGCCGGAGCCCGCTTCCGCCATCCTCTCGAACCGATGATGACGATCTTCGCCGTCTACCTCTTTCAGTCCGCAACCCCGCGTAACGCGAAAACCTGA
- a CDS encoding gluconate 2-dehydrogenase subunit 3 family protein, with translation MAISAEYLKLSQPDRITPMQDSLSGRTADADAQYVPHSMSVAQFTTLYAVVKRMISRLHEAIAAPSHVATGLDASLAREGNSSAPANAETYPLGLDALDELARTRTGFSFAELSPELQDVVLDMIASGDLTAGGLDLAEWLKGLNSHAAPDTVRKPDAA, from the coding sequence ATGGCAATCAGTGCGGAGTATCTGAAGCTGAGCCAGCCAGACCGGATCACGCCGATGCAGGACAGCCTTTCCGGGCGCACCGCCGACGCGGACGCCCAATACGTTCCACATTCCATGAGCGTCGCGCAGTTCACCACGCTCTACGCCGTGGTCAAGCGGATGATCTCCCGTCTGCACGAGGCCATCGCCGCGCCAAGCCACGTCGCCACAGGGCTCGATGCCAGCCTCGCCCGAGAGGGAAACTCTTCGGCCCCTGCGAACGCCGAGACATATCCGCTCGGCCTCGATGCGCTCGATGAGCTGGCGCGTACCCGAACAGGTTTTTCCTTCGCCGAGCTATCACCCGAGCTGCAGGACGTCGTGCTCGACATGATCGCATCCGGCGATCTCACTGCCGGCGGACTGGATCTGGCCGAGTGGCTCAAGGGCCTCAATAGCCACGCAGCGCCCGATACAGTTCGCAAACCGGACGCGGCCTGA
- the dut gene encoding dUTP diphosphatase: MPHIKVQKLHPAAQLPRYAHNGPYGDLAADLYASEGATLTPGATLAVPTGLAMEFPSTHGALVEDRSGLAMRGVTTLAGVIDPGYRGEIRIVITNLGHAAAEIKAGDRIAQLRIVQRIEAQFEEVATLAETPRGAGGFGSTGF; the protein is encoded by the coding sequence ATGCCTCACATTAAGGTCCAGAAACTGCACCCCGCAGCTCAACTTCCCCGCTATGCCCACAACGGTCCGTATGGCGACCTGGCCGCTGACCTCTACGCATCGGAGGGCGCTACGCTGACTCCGGGAGCTACGCTCGCTGTGCCGACCGGGCTGGCGATGGAGTTCCCCTCGACGCATGGTGCGTTGGTCGAAGACCGCTCGGGCCTGGCGATGCGCGGAGTGACGACGCTGGCGGGAGTGATCGATCCGGGCTATCGCGGCGAGATTCGCATTGTGATCACCAACCTGGGCCACGCCGCGGCGGAGATCAAGGCAGGCGACCGGATTGCGCAGCTTCGCATTGTTCAGCGAATCGAAGCGCAGTTTGAAGAGGTCGCAACGCTGGCCGAAACTCCGCGCGGCGCGGGTGGGTTTGGCAGCACCGGTTTCTGA
- a CDS encoding DUF5996 family protein: MSTQSSQWPALPWNEWAATADTLHMWTQIVGKTRLALTPLQNHWWNVPLYVTAHGLGTSAMPCGGDVLDIEFDFLTHHLHLRHGSGPEASLPLRAQSVASFYKKYLVCLDSLGVDVRINPMPVEVPNPIRFDLDTVHDAYDPVYAQRFWRVLVDAERIFKRFGTGFLGKISPVHFFWGSFDLAVTRFSGRPAPPREGADGIQREAYSHEVISAGFWPGNGGYGAAAFYAYAAPVPEGLGQVAIRPRAAGWDATLGEFIFKYDALLAETSPDVALMEFLTSTYEAAADLAKWDRSTLERQ, from the coding sequence ATGAGCACACAGTCCTCACAATGGCCAGCCTTGCCGTGGAATGAATGGGCCGCGACCGCCGATACGCTGCATATGTGGACGCAGATTGTCGGCAAGACCCGACTGGCGCTCACGCCGCTTCAGAACCACTGGTGGAATGTGCCGTTGTACGTCACCGCGCATGGGCTGGGGACCTCCGCCATGCCTTGCGGGGGAGATGTTCTCGATATTGAATTTGACTTCCTGACACACCATCTGCATCTTCGTCATGGCTCTGGCCCTGAGGCGTCGCTGCCGCTTCGCGCGCAGAGTGTTGCCAGCTTTTACAAAAAGTATCTGGTCTGTCTCGACTCGCTCGGCGTCGATGTCAGGATCAATCCGATGCCGGTCGAGGTGCCGAACCCTATCCGGTTCGATCTCGACACGGTGCATGATGCTTACGACCCTGTCTATGCTCAGCGGTTCTGGCGGGTGCTTGTTGATGCCGAAAGGATCTTCAAGCGTTTCGGCACGGGCTTTCTCGGAAAGATCAGCCCGGTGCACTTCTTCTGGGGCAGCTTCGATCTCGCGGTGACACGCTTTTCCGGGCGTCCGGCGCCGCCGCGAGAGGGCGCGGACGGGATTCAGCGTGAGGCGTACTCGCATGAGGTCATCAGCGCGGGCTTCTGGCCCGGGAACGGCGGCTATGGGGCGGCGGCGTTCTACGCCTATGCAGCTCCTGTTCCCGAGGGGCTTGGCCAAGTGGCTATCCGTCCGAGGGCTGCGGGATGGGACGCTACGCTGGGCGAGTTCATCTTCAAATACGATGCCTTGCTCGCTGAAACTTCGCCGGATGTGGCGCTGATGGAGTTCCTTACAAGCACTTACGAGGCTGCGGCAGACCTGGCAAAGTGGGACCGCTCCACGCTTGAGCGGCAGTAG
- the purL gene encoding phosphoribosylformylglycinamidine synthase subunit PurL — protein MPNTQVQPPTQTSQTQIPAPTAITPALLKQHSITPDEYARIEASLGRTPSLTELGIFSVMWSEHCSYKSSRVHLKRLPTKSERVVQGPGENAGIIDVGDGWACAFKIESHNHPSYIEPHQGAATGVGGILRDIFTMNARPLAVMDSLRFGPLDEAEPDEALRSKNHQIATGVVHGVASYGNCFGVPNLGGETRFEACYSGNPLLNAFALGLVKIDEIFYAKAVGVGNPVIYVGAKTGRDGIHGATMASEEFTEGSEQKRPNVQMGDPFMEKLLLEACLEAMATGAVLGIQDMGAAGLTCSTCEMGARGELGLTVELDRVPQRETGMSSYEIMLSESQERMLLVADKTRAQEVLDVFTKWGLDASIVGEVTAEPNMRITQHGELVADIPNKFLTDDAPVYRRPVGEWKAPVPIDPPAHVLEELKKPRDYTADLKKLLASANICDKRWVYEQYDSMVQTNTVQGPGGEAGVMRIKGTPRGLAMALAGNGRWCYLDPKLGAMHAVAEAARKVACTGATPVAATNCLNFGNPEKPEIMAQLSAAIDGIAEACTALGTPVTGGNVSLYNETKGEGIYPTPVLGIVGIIDDVTKSVPSGFQKGGERVILLSAKASGDNGARLRQFGSSDYANSVLGAFWGAPPKLDLGEEAELNKCLTALAHERLITSAGDVSDGGIAVALAKACIAKGVGAAVSLDHLSGDAYAAELFAEEASMVVATCTDEAFLKLVEVCGRFGSLTVRDVGTTGGKMLDVFTPKGSAIADSVTGLRSAWMGALESQLAGEVMTA, from the coding sequence ATGCCCAATACGCAAGTTCAGCCCCCTACACAGACGTCCCAGACGCAGATTCCTGCCCCCACGGCCATTACTCCGGCGCTGCTGAAGCAACACAGCATTACGCCGGACGAGTATGCCCGGATTGAGGCCTCGCTGGGCCGTACGCCGTCGTTGACCGAGCTGGGGATCTTCTCGGTGATGTGGTCGGAGCATTGCTCCTATAAGTCGTCGCGCGTGCACCTGAAGCGGCTGCCGACGAAGTCTGAGCGCGTGGTGCAGGGGCCGGGCGAGAATGCGGGCATCATCGACGTGGGCGATGGATGGGCCTGCGCGTTCAAGATCGAGTCGCACAACCACCCCAGCTACATTGAGCCGCATCAGGGCGCGGCGACTGGGGTTGGCGGCATTTTGCGCGATATCTTCACGATGAATGCAAGGCCGCTGGCGGTGATGGATTCGCTGCGGTTTGGCCCGCTCGATGAGGCGGAACCGGACGAGGCGCTGCGGAGCAAGAACCACCAGATTGCTACCGGCGTCGTGCATGGCGTTGCGAGCTACGGCAACTGCTTCGGCGTGCCGAATCTGGGCGGCGAGACACGGTTTGAAGCGTGCTACAGCGGCAATCCACTGCTGAATGCGTTTGCGCTGGGCCTCGTCAAGATTGACGAGATCTTCTATGCGAAGGCCGTTGGTGTGGGCAATCCGGTGATCTATGTGGGCGCGAAGACGGGCCGTGATGGGATTCACGGAGCGACGATGGCCAGCGAAGAATTCACCGAAGGCAGTGAGCAGAAGCGGCCTAACGTGCAGATGGGCGATCCGTTTATGGAGAAGCTGCTGCTGGAGGCTTGCCTGGAGGCGATGGCTACCGGCGCGGTGCTCGGCATTCAGGATATGGGCGCGGCGGGGCTGACGTGCTCGACCTGCGAGATGGGCGCGCGCGGCGAGCTTGGCCTGACCGTCGAGCTCGACCGTGTGCCGCAGCGTGAGACCGGCATGTCGAGCTACGAGATCATGCTTTCGGAGTCGCAGGAGCGGATGCTGCTGGTCGCGGACAAGACGCGCGCGCAGGAGGTGCTCGATGTCTTCACCAAGTGGGGACTGGATGCTTCGATTGTCGGCGAAGTGACTGCGGAGCCGAACATGCGGATTACGCAGCATGGCGAACTGGTGGCTGATATTCCGAATAAGTTTTTGACGGATGATGCTCCGGTGTATCGGCGCCCGGTGGGTGAGTGGAAGGCTCCGGTGCCGATTGATCCTCCGGCGCATGTGCTTGAAGAGTTGAAGAAGCCGCGCGACTATACCGCCGACCTGAAGAAGCTGCTGGCGAGCGCGAACATCTGCGACAAGCGCTGGGTGTATGAGCAGTACGACTCGATGGTGCAGACGAACACGGTGCAGGGACCTGGCGGCGAAGCCGGGGTGATGCGCATCAAGGGCACGCCGCGCGGGTTGGCGATGGCGCTGGCGGGCAATGGGCGCTGGTGCTATCTGGATCCGAAGCTGGGTGCGATGCACGCGGTGGCTGAGGCCGCGCGCAAGGTTGCGTGTACGGGCGCGACTCCGGTTGCGGCCACGAACTGCCTGAACTTCGGCAATCCGGAGAAGCCGGAGATTATGGCGCAGCTTTCGGCGGCCATCGACGGTATTGCTGAGGCTTGTACGGCGCTGGGAACGCCGGTGACGGGCGGCAACGTCTCGCTCTACAACGAGACGAAGGGCGAAGGGATTTATCCGACGCCGGTGCTGGGGATTGTTGGGATTATTGATGATGTAACGAAGAGTGTGCCGAGCGGGTTTCAGAAGGGCGGCGAGCGGGTGATTCTGCTGTCGGCCAAAGCGTCTGGTGATAACGGCGCGCGGCTTCGGCAATTCGGTTCTTCTGACTACGCGAACAGCGTTCTGGGAGCTTTCTGGGGCGCGCCACCGAAATTGGACTTAGGAGAAGAGGCGGAGTTGAACAAGTGCCTCACGGCTTTGGCTCATGAGCGTTTGATTACCTCCGCTGGCGATGTTTCTGATGGAGGCATTGCAGTGGCGCTTGCCAAGGCTTGCATTGCGAAGGGCGTGGGCGCGGCGGTTAGCCTCGATCACCTGAGTGGTGATGCGTACGCAGCGGAGCTTTTTGCTGAGGAAGCCAGCATGGTGGTTGCGACATGCACTGATGAGGCGTTTCTGAAGCTCGTTGAGGTTTGCGGTCGGTTTGGTAGCCTGACGGTCCGCGATGTCGGCACGACCGGGGGAAAGATGCTGGATGTCTTTACACCGAAGGGGTCGGCAATTGCTGATTCGGTCACGGGGCTCAGGTCCGCGTGGATGGGTGCTCTTGAGTCGCAGCTTGCGGGTGAGGTGATGACGGCATGA